The Ziziphus jujuba cultivar Dongzao chromosome 3, ASM3175591v1 region gtaatttcacaacatttctgggtcaacctgcaaatacagaaactataggggtcaatctgtaatttccaatagttcaggggctgcaccgtaatttcagaaaactataggggtcaatctgtaatttccaataattcaggggctgttccgtaatttccgaaacttcaggggccgttccgtaatttcagaaaatattgctgacgtggcagatggtgctgacgtggcaccacgtggcagatgacgtggcagatgacgtggctgacgacgtgtcgctggtgtggcagatgacgtggcaggggttcgctgacgtggctgctgacgtggtcgtcttcaacctccagacggcgcgtgcggcgcgtgggcgcgtgaacagttgcagaaaaatttcagtcggcgcgtgcgggcgcgtgggacgtccgttttctctccggcgaacttcgttgttctcctctcgtcgggtactttcacctgggattgttaaattaattatttgagcaactttccgaaacaccaacttgaagaacagtggctctgtttcttcaaattttgaacccaagctctcgatctggggctctgataccacttgttgtggttctctgaccactttagagaagaaatatgagaagaaaaataaaagaattctattaatctcttaaaaatagaatacaaaaataaaaacttctctcacttggattctcacgtggaatctctccctataccctccaattctctctagaattgctcactcttctctcaagctctctctggagcttaaacaactctctctctcggagttttctcttgcTCACTTGGCTTGGTTATCATGGaacggtaaggagcctatttataggcttacaaggccacacttttcaacatcttagcccacaattgttgatcggtgcagcaatggtgtcaacaatggtggctgtcaacaatggtggctgtggttggtgaggttggtgcggctgtggttggtgaggttggttggtgcggctggacttcacagttGAAGCATCCATGGCCCTTCTCACCGTGTCGTTCATTGATACTATTACTTGAACCAGCTGATCAAATTGGAATGGATCAGCAGTTTCTCTCGTGTTCACCAAAATAACGGTAGGTTCTCTATCCATCCTACCGAAGAAGGATTCATTCGAATAGCGTACCATACAATGATCGTACCATATTACAGCCACCTTTTCTGTGGGACAATATTCCTCAACTAAATCTTTGGCTTCAGTTGTCAAACATTCTTGGCACACAGTTATTGTTACGTCGCCACGGCATAGAAACAAGCCATAAACAACCGTTCCGGGGTCTTGGCCAACAGAGATGTTGTAGAATCCGGTATCGCGAGTGAAATTGGATGTGAGGGAAGAGAGAAGTTGATTGAGATTAGATTGGTAGGTGCTGTTTGGTGTGAAAGTGGTTGTGTTTGGACATACATGGTATCTGTATTCAGGGATAGCTTCACTGCAAAGGCTAAGAATGATCAGCAACCAGATGATCATAATAGGAACCGCCATGTTCATATAACCTGAAGGAGTAGTCATCTTGTCCCACAACTTTTAGCTTGTaatcatattaatttaaagAAGAATATATCGTGGGACGTGATAGGAGCGGCAAGAATGTAAATCTTAGAAATGACGTTGGTTTCCTTGACCAAAAATTTTTCACGAAGGCCTTCGTGGAAATTTTCAGGGTTTAGTAAAAAGGCTATATGCTTGCGTTTTCGGATGTTAACGGTCGTATATGGCCATTGAAAAGTCATTGATTTGGAACTGGAGGCCCCGAGTTGACTAAATAACGACGACGATTAGTTTTATTCTTGTACTCagttcacaattttttttttttcaacttttttcttttcatcaaGTTCAGGTTTTGAGTGTTAGATTCCAACATTACAATTTTTCTGTTTAGTTTCTCTCCTTGCACAAAGACTGGAAAATTACACgtcaatattttctaattttgaatAATTACATTTTCCATCTTTCTACAAAGCTTTCCATATTCCTctatcaatttataattttgttacatTTGGCCCAATTGAACTTTCTTATACTAATAATAGTCAATGGATTTTTTTCGTAAGAACCCATAGCATTCAGATTCGACATCAATATCGCTCCATATGTAaagacaatatttatatatatatatatatatatattgctttatATTTTAGTCTTGGAGTATGAATCAAGAAGGACAATATTACCAAAGGTTTATAAATTATACTTACAGTGATATTTAGTTTTTCAAACTATGTTTTCTAACAAATTGGTCCTGTATTTGCTGATATATTCATTgttagttattaattaattcttcatCCAAAATTTCATTACCATGGAggaccaaaataaaatttttaattaatttagggATCAAATATgcaataaactttaaaaaaagacCGAAattatactttatatatatttttcaataaaataaatatttttattaataattatttgaaaatatttaaaaaattaattattttcatagaaagtcatgaaaataaatttggaatagtactttgaaatatttttagttatgTTTCCTTTTATacacttcatttatttattataaaaaactttatttttcaattattaaaattttttaatcgtATGTGCCAATAATTAAAGATGTGGACATATCATTAATAGTAGTTGACTTAGACTTGTTTTTCACAACTACAAATGACAAAATAGATTATAGAGTTTCATTTTGGTTCATATACTCATAGCTCAGGAAGTCCATGGCAGTGGCACCATTCGATTGAAGGAAACTGCTTATTCTTGTGGCCATTTATAGTCTCCAATATTAATATATCGAAACGGTAAACATCCAACTGCACAAAGAATTGTCCATAAAATGACTCTGGCAACATATAACCaccacaaacaaataaatatgaactcATACTTGTTTAATTTGTGTTTAGGTTTGTGCCTTTActctttcaaaaggaaaaaaataaagtttagttGTACGTGAGGTGCAAACCCATTCCTGTTGAGCTCTGCTAATTATTTTGGACTCTGAGAATAGAATTACGAATTCACAGagactgtcaggacccgtccagaattccttacccggaaccctagacaagccctgatcccagggaaaccctaccagaccctccaatggaaaatccggcagagcctcccctaagggatttacttaccacaaatttacctgcactgaaaacacacttctaaaaatatccccttattcctcccacaaactacaaactgattccacaaattccagcacttctcaaagcaacaacagtccagtgcataaataaaacagaagtattccaatagtatacagagctttaagaagtgctaaacaacagaaatacaa contains the following coding sequences:
- the LOC132803274 gene encoding cysteine-rich receptor-like protein kinase 25, giving the protein MTTPSGYMNMAVPIMIIWLLIILSLCSEAIPEYRYHVCPNTTTFTPNSTYQSNLNQLLSSLTSNFTRDTGFYNISVGQDPGTVVYGLFLCRGDVTITVCQECLTTEAKDLVEEYCPTEKVAVIWYDHCMVRYSNESFFGRMDREPTVILVNTRETADPFQFDQLVQVIVSMNDTVRRAMDASTVKLLTVP